A single genomic interval of Verrucomicrobiota bacterium harbors:
- a CDS encoding methyltransferase domain-containing protein, with the protein MPWEKGEPSPGLVDFLAAHSELPRGTVCVPGCGTGHDVRAWARTGFSAFGCDIAPTAITLSETRTREAGLTARFELGDFLSDAPPALFDWLFEHTLFCAINPNRRDDYVRAVLRWLKPRGHYLAVNYLIPDRDGPPFGTTHEELWQRFSPHFELLSEWVPRSYPNRVGLERMMWWRRKVTSQ; encoded by the coding sequence ATGCCCTGGGAAAAGGGAGAACCCTCCCCGGGGTTGGTGGATTTTTTGGCGGCGCACTCTGAATTGCCGCGCGGGACGGTGTGTGTGCCGGGTTGCGGCACGGGCCATGATGTCCGCGCTTGGGCCAGGACTGGCTTCTCAGCTTTTGGCTGCGACATCGCGCCCACTGCGATCACTTTGTCCGAGACTCGCACTCGCGAAGCAGGGCTGACCGCGCGATTCGAGTTGGGGGATTTTCTCAGCGACGCACCTCCGGCGCTTTTCGATTGGCTTTTCGAGCACACGCTGTTTTGCGCCATCAACCCGAACCGGCGGGACGATTACGTTCGGGCCGTGTTGCGCTGGCTGAAACCGCGAGGCCACTACCTCGCGGTGAACTACTTGATTCCGGATCGGGATGGACCGCCGTTTGGCACGACCCACGAGGAACTGTGGCAACGCTTCTCGCCGCACTTTGAGTTGCTGAGCGAATGGGTGCCGCGTTCCTACCCCAATCGCGTCGGCCTGGAGCGGATGATGTGGTGGCGGCGCAAGGTGACCTCTCAGTAA
- the zwf gene encoding glucose-6-phosphate dehydrogenase, translating to MSDLEQLDELISCRTEEGRKSVEPCSIVIFGASGDLTARKLIPALYHLYAAKQLPSPYRIIGFARREKTDAEWRAELKTALNQFSRTKPVNEKLWEEFSPNLFYCQGDFSEAPAYAKLEKLLTSFGSEPLRRNLLFYLATSPSQFAQVAEELNRASLLHKEEQTGSWQRLVVEKPFGHDLGSAQELNGDLTRFAHEKQVFRIDHYLGKETVQNILMFRFSNSIFEQLWNRQSIDHVQITVSEKLGVGQRGGYYEEAGAIRDMFQNHILQVLSLIAMEPPVTLDAEAIRDEKVKVLKSIRPLNPNDVAKQVVRGQYFAGMLDGQLRPGYRQEPKVKSESNVETYVALKLFLDNWRWSGVPFFLRTGKCLPLSASEVRVEFRRTPHVLFAAASNKALDANALTLRLQPNEGISLRFNGKVPGTSLQLRPVRMNFSYDTEFGAYTPEAYERLLLEAMAGDATLFIRRDEVETAWRIVDSIRNGWEGKSLSNREFYSAGTWGPVAAEDLLAQTNHVWRDPQPILK from the coding sequence ATGAGCGACCTCGAGCAGTTGGATGAGTTGATTTCCTGCCGTACGGAGGAGGGACGAAAAAGCGTAGAACCGTGCTCCATTGTCATTTTTGGCGCCAGTGGTGACTTGACCGCCCGCAAGCTAATTCCCGCGCTCTATCACCTTTACGCCGCCAAACAGCTGCCGTCCCCGTACCGAATCATTGGATTCGCCCGTCGCGAGAAAACGGACGCGGAATGGCGAGCAGAGTTGAAGACCGCGCTCAATCAGTTTTCACGCACGAAGCCGGTCAATGAGAAACTCTGGGAAGAGTTCTCGCCAAACCTGTTTTATTGCCAGGGCGATTTTTCCGAAGCGCCCGCCTATGCAAAATTGGAAAAACTGCTGACCTCCTTCGGCAGCGAGCCGCTTCGGCGCAATCTGTTGTTTTACCTGGCGACCTCTCCGAGCCAGTTCGCCCAGGTCGCGGAGGAACTGAACCGGGCCAGTCTCCTGCACAAAGAAGAGCAGACCGGTTCCTGGCAACGCCTGGTGGTCGAGAAACCTTTCGGGCACGACCTCGGATCCGCCCAGGAGTTGAACGGGGACTTGACCCGGTTCGCGCATGAGAAGCAGGTTTTCCGCATCGACCATTATCTCGGCAAGGAGACGGTGCAGAACATCCTGATGTTCCGCTTTTCCAATTCGATCTTCGAGCAACTCTGGAATCGGCAGTCGATCGACCATGTCCAGATCACCGTCAGCGAGAAGTTAGGCGTGGGCCAGCGCGGCGGGTACTATGAGGAAGCCGGAGCCATCCGCGACATGTTTCAGAATCACATTCTTCAGGTGCTTTCGCTGATCGCGATGGAACCGCCCGTGACGCTGGACGCCGAGGCGATTCGGGATGAAAAAGTCAAGGTGTTGAAATCCATCCGACCGCTCAACCCCAACGACGTCGCCAAACAAGTCGTCCGGGGACAGTATTTCGCCGGCATGCTCGACGGCCAGTTGCGGCCCGGATATCGACAGGAGCCGAAGGTGAAGTCCGAGTCAAACGTCGAGACGTATGTGGCGCTCAAGCTCTTTCTCGACAACTGGCGTTGGTCCGGCGTGCCGTTCTTCCTTCGAACCGGCAAATGTTTGCCCCTGAGCGCCAGCGAAGTGCGCGTGGAATTTCGTCGCACGCCGCATGTCTTGTTCGCCGCCGCGAGCAACAAAGCTCTCGACGCCAACGCGCTCACGCTGCGCTTGCAGCCGAACGAGGGAATCTCGCTGCGGTTCAATGGCAAAGTGCCGGGCACGAGCCTGCAACTGCGCCCGGTCCGGATGAATTTCAGCTACGATACCGAATTTGGCGCCTACACCCCCGAAGCCTACGAACGGCTGCTGCTGGAGGCCATGGCCGGCGACGCGACCTTGTTCATCCGCCGTGACGAAGTGGAAACTGCGTGGCGGATCGTGGATTCGATTCGCAACGGCTGGGAAGGAAAGTCGCTGTCGAATCGCGAGTTTTACTCCGCCGGCACCTGGGGGCCTGTGGCAGCCGAGGATCTCCTGGCTCAGACCAACCATGTCTGGCGCGATCCTCAGCCGATTCTGAAGTGA
- the pgl gene encoding 6-phosphogluconolactonase: MSRSTDRLEWVGFPDDSSLAESVAERWLREMTSSSASSFAVALAGGRITRQFFISSSRLFSKKSFLFERVHFFWGDERCVPPPHADSNYRLAYEHLLGPLRIQEDRVHRIRGELDATQAASEAAADLCRSVALTANNQPILDLVFLGMGEDGHVASLFPGEPEAAAQSPAVYRPVVATKPPPVRITLGYDAIAAARQVWVLASGANKEEALRVSLSPDGKTPLARVIQMRERTVVFSDIRIQ; the protein is encoded by the coding sequence GTGAGCCGTTCAACGGATCGATTGGAATGGGTCGGGTTTCCCGACGATTCGAGCCTCGCCGAATCGGTGGCGGAGAGATGGCTTCGAGAGATGACTTCGTCGTCGGCGTCTTCGTTCGCTGTTGCATTGGCGGGCGGGCGGATTACTCGCCAGTTCTTCATCAGTTCCAGCCGGCTGTTTTCCAAGAAGAGTTTCCTTTTCGAGCGCGTTCACTTCTTCTGGGGCGACGAACGTTGCGTGCCGCCGCCCCACGCCGACAGCAATTATCGCCTCGCTTACGAGCATCTGCTCGGACCTTTGCGCATCCAGGAAGATCGGGTTCATCGGATTCGCGGCGAACTGGACGCAACGCAAGCGGCATCCGAAGCCGCGGCGGACCTTTGCCGGTCCGTCGCGCTGACCGCGAACAATCAACCCATTCTGGATTTGGTTTTTTTGGGCATGGGTGAAGATGGCCATGTGGCTTCGCTCTTTCCCGGTGAACCTGAAGCAGCCGCGCAAAGCCCGGCGGTGTATCGCCCGGTCGTGGCCACGAAGCCACCTCCCGTGCGGATCACGCTGGGTTACGACGCCATTGCCGCCGCGCGCCAGGTCTGGGTGCTGGCCTCCGGGGCGAACAAGGAGGAAGCCTTGCGGGTGTCCCTGTCTCCGGACGGCAAGACGCCGCTGGCGCGGGTCATTCAGATGCGGGAGCGAACCGTCGTTTTTAGCGATATCCGAATTCAGTAG